The Oryzias melastigma strain HK-1 linkage group LG3, ASM292280v2, whole genome shotgun sequence genome contains a region encoding:
- the LOC112140304 gene encoding CUB and zona pellucida-like domain-containing protein 1 (The sequence of the model RefSeq protein was modified relative to this genomic sequence to represent the inferred CDS: added 36 bases not found in genome assembly), with protein MEAFKFIGLHDQVYISCSVMMCEAGNPNTRCSQGCMNSSSSDSHHHIHKREAPMQSKAHFISQGPLRLHSDNSASLINLNLNMVFIAGCLLAAVGMICGVVVFKTKVSKVRYQPLPTCET; from the exons GTGTACATCAGCTGCTCCGTGATGATGTGTGAAGCAGGGAACCCCAACACCAGGTGCTCACAGGGATGCATGAACTCCTCAAGTTCAGACTCTCATCATCACATCCACAAGAGAGAGGCCCCCATGCAGAGCAAAGCACACTTCATTTCCCAGGGTCCTTTGCGCCTGCACTCAGATAACAGTGCCTCAC TGATCAACCTGAACCTGAACATGGTCTTCATCGCCGGGTGTCTTCTTGCTGCTGTGGGAATGATCTGTGGTGTCGTCGTCTTCAAGACCAAAGTCTCCAAAGTCAGATACCAACCTCTACCAACCTGTGAAACCTAA